A genomic segment from Hemitrygon akajei chromosome 27, sHemAka1.3, whole genome shotgun sequence encodes:
- the rnpep gene encoding aminopeptidase B — protein sequence MAAELHLEPTRVTDPATASSFQSFRVRHLHLELRVDFGQRRLEGRAVLELSCLRPEGGQLRLDSHASLSVRAVRAKCGGAGSPSVPLHHETQPFTSYGSVLVLTLPGPCHPGDPLEVTIDYTATDGPGVVWLNPEQTAGKVKPYLFTQGQAVLNRSFFPCFDTPAVKSTYSASIKVPEGFTAVMSANNWEHDEKENVFHFKMEHPIPAYLVALAVGDIVSAEVGPRSRIWTEPCLLEAAKEEFNGVIEEFLTVGEKLFGPYVWGRYDLLFMPPSFPFGGMENPCITFVTPCLLAGDRSLADVIIHEISHSWFGNLVTNANWGDFWLNEGFTMYAQRRISTEIYGPEYTCLEAATGRALLRQHMDNTGEDHPLNKLKVKIDQGIDPDETYNETPYEKGYCFVSYLAHLVGDQSTFDAFLRAYVNKFKFQSIVAEDTLCFYLEYFPELKKQEIEKKTGFEFDCWLNTPGWPPYLPDLSCGDVLMKPAESLASLWLATELNMDAIKAVDISSWKTYQIVHFLDKLLEKSPLPPGNIAKMGEVYPNISSSKNAELRFRWVKLIVKNNHTDAFDEIRKFLHSQGKQKYTVPVYRAMWSESERTRKLAQEIFAATGNQLHKNVQNYVKKIICN from the exons ATGGCGGCGGAGCTTCATCTGGAGCCGACGCGCGTAACGGACCCGGCCACGGCCTCCAGTTTTCAGAGCTTCCGTGTGCGGCACCTGCACTTGGAGCTGCGGGTCGACTTCGGTCAGCGGCGGCTGGAGGGCCGCGCCGTGCTGGAGCTGAGCTGCTTGCGGCCCGAGGGCGGGCAGCTTCGGCTGGACAGCCACGCCAGCCTCAGCGTGCGGGCTGTCCGGGCTAAGTGCGGCGGCGCCggctccccctctgtccccctgcACCATGAGACGCAGCCGTTCACCAGCTACGGCTCCGTCCTGGTGCTCACTCTGCCCGGCCCTTGTCACCCGGGGGACCCGCTGGAAGTCACTATCGACTACACGGCCACCGATGGGCCAGGG GTGGTTTGGCTGAACCCTGAACAGACAGCAGGAAAAGTAAAACCTTATCTCTTCACCCAAGGTCAAGCTGTCTTAAACAGATCTTTTTTCCCTTGCTTTGATACCCCAGCTGTTAAAAGCACTTACTCCGCCTCTATTAAA GTTCCAGAAGGTTTTACTGCTGTTATGAGTGCAAATAACTGGGAACATgatgaaaaagaaaatgtattCCACTTCAAAATGGAACACCCAATTCCTGCATATCTTGTTGCTTTGGCAGTTGGTGACATTGTGTCTGCAGAGGTTGGACCAAG GAGCCGTATCTGGACTGAACCGTGTCTGCTAGAAGCTGCCAAGGAAGAATTTAATGGTGTAATTGAAGAGTTCTTGACAGTTGGTGAGAAGTTGTTTGGACCATATGTATGGGGAAG GTACGATCTTCTCTTCATGCCGCCGTCTTTCCCATTTGGTGGGATGGAGAATCCTTGCATTACGTTTGTTACTCCATGTCTGTTGGCCGGAGATCGGTCATTGGCTGATGTCATCATCCATGAGATTTCTCACAGCTGGTTTGGCAATCTGGTCACGAATGCCAACTGGGGAGACTTCTGGCTAAATGAAGGATTTACAATGTATGCTCAGAGGAGAATCTCAACAGAAATTTACG GTCCAGAGTACACTTGTCTTGAAGCTGCCACAGGGAGAGCCCTCCTTCGTCAACACATGGATAACACTGGAGAGGACCATCCCCTCAATAAACTGAAGGTTAAAATTGATCAAG GGATTGATCCAGATGAGACATATAACGAAACTCCCTACGAAAAAGGCTACTGCTTTGTATCATATTTAGCTCACCTTGTGGGTGATCAGAGCACATTTGATGCTTTCCTTCGG GCCTATGTGAACAAATTCAAATTCCAAAGTATTGTGGCGGAAGACACtttatgtttttatttagagTACTTCCCAGAACTCAAGAAACAAGAAATTGAGAAAAAAACTG GATTTGAATTTGACTGTTGGCTGAATACTCCTGGATGGCCACCTTATCTGCCAGACCTTTCATGTGGTGATGTTCTCATGAAACCAGCAGAAAGCTTGGCTTCACTATGGTTGGCTACAGAGCTGAATATGGATGCCATCAAAGCTGTTGACATAAGCTCGTGGAAAACCTACCAGATTGTGCACTTCCTTGATAAACTACTGGAAAAGTCACCTTTGCCTCCAG GAAATATTGCTAAGATGGGTGAAGTCTACCCAAATATCTCCAGTTCCAAGAATGCTGAACTACGTTTTCGCTGGGTAAAGTTAATTGTGAAAAATAACCACACAGATGCATTTGATGAAATTCGCAAATTTCTACACAGTCAG GGTAAACAGAAGTACACAGTTCCCGTTTATCGAGCCATGTGGTCTGAATCTGAAAGGACACGCAAACTAGCACAGGAAATTTTTGCTGCTACAGGGAATCAACTTCACAAAAATGTACAGAATTATGTGAAAAAAATAATTTGTAATTAA